The following proteins come from a genomic window of Deinococcus radiopugnans ATCC 19172:
- a CDS encoding recombinase family protein, with product MKNPNRGHRLGYTRVSAEDQNTVRQLDGLNFDKVFTDKVSGGTAHRPQLTALLSHARDGDTLVVHSMDRLARNLDDLRALVNDLTEKGVHVEFVKEGLTFTGEDSAMSKLLLSVMGAFAEFERALIRERQREGITAAKKAGVYQGRKKALSAAQASDLRQRAEGGESKASLAKAFGISRETVYQYLRTAADA from the coding sequence ATAAAAAACCCCAACAGAGGGCACCGCCTTGGCTACACCCGCGTCTCGGCTGAGGACCAGAACACAGTCCGCCAACTGGATGGCCTGAACTTCGACAAGGTTTTCACCGACAAGGTCAGCGGTGGGACTGCCCACCGTCCCCAGTTGACGGCCCTACTGAGCCATGCCCGCGACGGAGACACCTTGGTGGTTCACAGCATGGACCGCCTAGCCCGCAACCTTGACGATCTCCGGGCGCTGGTCAACGACTTGACGGAGAAAGGTGTGCATGTCGAGTTCGTCAAGGAGGGGCTGACCTTCACTGGGGAAGATTCGGCGATGTCCAAGCTGCTCCTAAGTGTGATGGGGGCCTTTGCCGAGTTCGAGCGCGCCCTGATCCGTGAGCGGCAGCGTGAAGGCATCACGGCAGCGAAGAAAGCCGGGGTGTACCAGGGACGCAAGAAGGCCCTGAGCGCCGCCCAGGCGAGCGATCTGCGGCAGCGCGCCGAAGGGGGCGAATCGAAGGCCAGCCTAGCCAAGGCCTTTGGCATCAGCCGGGAAACGGTCTACCAGTATTTGAGGACTGCCGCCGATGCATAG